CCTTCGTCGGGGATGACAAATGCTAACGCGGACTTGcgatttcgagatgcgccatcggtgtaagcggcggtagaggtggaaaacttcgcgtcgacgagagcataaaaatgggctcgaaggacttgagggggaacatGAGCACTGCGGACCTGGAGGTCAGGAAGTTcgtgcgaaggtgggtggcacaggcagagaccaggtgGCGTGCGGCGGTGTGACAGTCCTAGGTGCGAAGCCGGTGACAGCGTGGCGTGTCCTTTGCGCCACgggatggaaatcactttcaggacggtatcgaattttcctgaggagtgggtgacggggaatgatcgcacgcaaacgtaggaagtgtcgagccgtttcccgctcatggaggacctccaccgggagttctccagtttcagctaggacttgccgtgtttctgTCATTCTTGGAACaacaaggcagcgacgaaggcttcgggcatTAAAGatgtagttttaactactcccctgaaaagtagttgaattactagttaaactactcaatttcacagtagttagtagttatagttaaactactgtagaagtagttaatggccatcactggtgtGTAAACTCGATTGCCTAGTTATAATACATAGGACTGCGTAAATATTTTGCAGGGGGATTCcgggtggacagcttgacggaTGAAGTTTCGTGTTGCGCTATATGAGGTTGTTAAATGTCACCGCATTCCTCCCTTAAAGAAGCTAATTAAGTGGGTTGCAATTATAGCTAAATATATACGTCGAAgtgtacactcctaaaaatgaggtggtggtggtggtggtgatggtgaaagggcttgccgttgtcggcctcacgtatgtgggcaacgtcacgactgacgccctggggaaatgaacttcaccgcatagcacgctcctaaccaaccatcatctcaaatgatgtcgttatctgccatgatttgtcgaaaacgggtggcgtacgccttctctgtgacattatgaacagcataggtgtcacaaaaaaggcgtacgcctcccgttttcaacaaatcagggcagataacgatatcattcgagataatggttggttaggagcttgctatgcggtgaagttcatttttaagagtgtaatataGCTTTATGTCTCTTCCCTATCGGATCGACAGGTTTAGAGCACCTCCTCGTACACCGTCACGAGCTTTATTATGAAGATGCCTACGGCGTAATTATACTTATACTCTAGGTGCTCACATCACGTCACCGTAAACAGTGCTTTGTTTTGTTGGGCCAGCTGCTCAAAATCctgcttcaaaaaaaaaaaaaaaaaaaacaagagaaatgTAGAAACTAGGTGCCCATATCTCAAAACAACTGACGCTCACCTTGGTGATATCTCATAATTTCATGTATTTCGAGTACACTTTTCGTAAACATTAGACGATTAAAAGCAGAAATAAAAACTACCAATTCACGCACTTCATCCCGTGAAAGGAACGTTCACTTGTGCTTGGCTCGCACGTGATTGGCCAGATTATGCTTCCACTTAAACGCTTCTCCGCAGAGCTCGCACTTAAAGGGCCGTTCCTCGCTGTGCGTCTTCATGTGGTCCCCGATCTTATGCTTCCActtgaacgccttcccgcacaCTTCACACTTGAACCGCTTCTCGTCCACGTGCACACGCATGTGTTGATGGATGTCTCCAATACTGTAGAATGCTTTTTGGCACACCGGGCACTTCCGATCCTTGATGCCTACGTGTATTCTCTCCATATGAAGCGTGTATTTCTCGTGGCTGTAAAAATGCTTCCCACAGACGCAACAGGTATCCGTCGGTTCTCCAGTATGACGGCGCATGTGTGACTCTAAGTTTCTGGAAAGCATCCGCACATCACACACTTGACAATCTCGGTATTCGTACTTGGGTTTGATGCCCAAGTGTATGGAAGTAATATGCGTTTTCAGATGTGGTCCCGTGTAATACCCTTTGCCGCAGACATGGCAGATGTGAGTCTTCTCTCCTGTGTGGATGAAGTAATGGTACCTGAGTCTGGTTTTCCAGACCACCTTGAAGCACACTTCACAACGTTCTTTTTCGGCGCCGCCATCATGTTTCTGTCTGTGTTGTTGTAGAATGGTGCGGTGCAAGGTCGTGAAATTGCACTGTTCGCATCGGTAAACCCTGGCTAGCGAAGTGTGAGCTCTCTTGAAGTGGCAAATGAAGCTCCTGGATGTCTTGAAGCTAGACGGACACTTCGGGCAGAAGAATTGGTGCACATTGGTGTGAGTTGCGAAGTGACGGCGGAGAGAACGTTCGTCTGGCGTGACGACACCACAGATCATGCACTGGATGGTTCCGTCAGCCATGTGGCAGTTCTTGAAGAAGTCTGGCTCGGTTGGTTCCTACGCGTATAATACACGCGTTACCAATTGGCATTTCCAGCTCAAAATCATTTGGGTGGGGTGTAAACGAATAAAACAATTTCGTGATTTCCATGAATTGAAttcgttgtccaccaacacagTTCTAAACGCGGTGTGGACAACACCCACCGCCTGCGGTGCTCGGGCGCATGTTTAAATGCTCCGGTTGCATGTCCGTTCTCGGGCAGATGGGCCCAACCTGGCTACCCAAGGTGTgccaaccaggcggatgaacacgaaatcgACAGCCGGATAGCATATCCAAAGACCGTATTgttgcactgctccgcgcaagaaatgctcgtatatgtaaacagaaaccaattaattactcggaaaaatcactaagtgtcgacgcgttttttttttcttgcagtatttttcgctgaaggtcgcTATGCGTAAAACATAGGTTCCTTAAGCGTACGAAGTagaatttaaaagttaggatgtttatttaattagcgTGCTTAAGCATGACATAGTCGATAGTTCAATATGGTGTAGTTGAGTGTATAGTTCTTTAGTACATATGAAAAAAGTAGGAACGTACGGGATCATGTGACTGCATATGCCTCCCGAGTTCAGGCCAGGTTTTGAATGTCTGGCTACACACGACGCATTCGCTTGGAAAGCCTGCTAGTGCAGCGTCTTCGGCAGCGTCTTCAGTACTGGCACTGGTGCGTTTATTGTCCGTCTTGCTCGTGAGCTACAACGCATGAATAGAGTTCAGTGTCAGTAAAAGCGAAGCAACC
This portion of the Ornithodoros turicata isolate Travis chromosome 3, ASM3712646v1, whole genome shotgun sequence genome encodes:
- the LOC135387729 gene encoding zinc finger protein 879-like, with product MAGTETLRASGFYCDYLEPSAVNIEPSQHLALNTVLVSNTESGQTSGRDGDDAADPYRCSTGDSCFSDASQLSVHNVACHNEDLTSKTDNKRTSASTEDAAEDAALAGFPSECVVCSQTFKTWPELGRHMQSHDPEPTEPDFFKNCHMADGTIQCMICGVVTPDERSLRRHFATHTNVHQFFCPKCPSSFKTSRSFICHFKRAHTSLARVYRCEQCNFTTLHRTILQQHRQKHDGGAEKERCEVCFKVVWKTRLRYHYFIHTGEKTHICHVCGKGYYTGPHLKTHITSIHLGIKPKYEYRDCQVCDVRMLSRNLESHMRRHTGEPTDTCCVCGKHFYSHEKYTLHMERIHVGIKDRKCPVCQKAFYSIGDIHQHMRVHVDEKRFKCEVCGKAFKWKHKIGDHMKTHSEERPFKCELCGEAFKWKHNLANHVRAKHK